The Buchnera aphidicola (Formosaphis micheliae) nucleotide sequence AATATAATTATTATTTATCTATATGTGCTTAAATATATTTTCTAATATACTAATTAAATTTATAATACATATTATATTAAATATATTTAGTTTTATAAATTAAGTTCTTATAGGTGTAATATTTCTTTAAAGAAGCAATACATAAATTTATAATATAATGGTGTATTATTACATTAATACATTTATTATTAATAATATATATGAGAACAGTTTATAATAATCAATATATAACATAATATGGATTATTAAGGACTTAATCTAGTGACAACGATTTTAAGTGTTCGATTAAAAGATAAAGTAGTCATCGGTGGTGATGGTCAAGCTACTTTAGGAAACATAGTAATGAAAAGTAACGTAAAAAAAGTTAGAACACTTTATCATGAAAAAGTACTAGCTGGATTTGCTGGTGGAACAGCAGATGCATTAACTTTGTTTGAATTATTTGAAAAAAAACTTGCTATGTATCAAGGAAAGTTACTACGTTCAGCTATAGAATTAGCTAAAGATTGGAGAACGGACCGTGCGTTACGAAAATT carries:
- the hslV gene encoding ATP-dependent protease subunit HslV, which produces MTTILSVRLKDKVVIGGDGQATLGNIVMKSNVKKVRTLYHEKVLAGFAGGTADALTLFELFEKKLAMYQGKLLRSAIELAKDWRTDRALRKLEALLAVVDKTTSLIVTGNGDIIQPENDLIAIGSGGPYAQSAAIALLENSSLAADQIVKKSLHITSNICIYTNNNFTIKELPSEK